Proteins from one Cyprinus carpio isolate SPL01 unplaced genomic scaffold, ASM1834038v1 S000006795, whole genome shotgun sequence genomic window:
- the LOC122134423 gene encoding gastrula zinc finger protein XlCGF57.1-like isoform X1, whose product MKPEDTEKQRDLMEETEESEELSEAEEKHVKNGVKSLSRSQAQRNFILKRNPSQKFTCLICGKSFPYKQSLKVHMRDHSEEKPYTCDQCGKSFTQKGHLRHMIVHSGEKPYTCDQCGTSFAYDTTYKSHLSSHSGEKPFSCDQCGKTFFKEAYLKVHLNVHTKEKPHMCSLCGKSFSRMGTLKLHQKRHSGVKNHACFDCGKTFFTDAELKKHLTIHNGEKPYECSHCDKRFSRLDCLKTHEKIHTGEKPHTCDQCGKSFTLLGELKVHKKIHTGEKPHTCDQCGKSFTVKSQLNVHMKIHTGEKPYTCGQCGKSYRQSGIFKLHLHSHSGERPFNCDQCGKNFFWSGSLKEHMKVHTQEKPHTCSLCGKSFGQRNTLKRHQKSHSGVKDYMCFDCGKAFVTNAELKLHQRIHTGEKPYECSHCDKRFRRSQYLRTHERIHTGEKPYHCPPCGKSFTQPSSLRSHRCLNTKKFMLRSDSLKSNTASAPNVMQ is encoded by the exons ATGAAACCTGAAGATACTGAAAAACAGAGAG aCCTGATGGAAGAGACGGAGGAGAGTGAAGAACTGAGTGAAGCAGAAGAAAAACACGTCAAAAATGGAGTAAAATCTCTGAGTCGCTCACAGGCTCAACGTAATTTTATACTGAAAAGAAACCCTTCCCAAAAATTCACTTGCCTTATATGTGGTAAGAGTTTCCCATACAAGCAAAGTCTTAAAGTTCACATGAGAGATCATAGTGAAGAGAagccgtacacatgtgatcaatgcgggAAGAGTTTTACACAAAAGGGACACCTTAGACACATGATAGTCCACAGTGGTGAGAAACCATAcacgtgtgatcagtgcgggacGAGTTTTGCTTATGACACCACTTATAAAAGCCATCTGAGTTCTCATTCTGGAGAAAAACCATTTAGCTGTGATCAGTGTGGCAAAACGTTTTTTAAGGAAGCATATTTGAAGGTCCACTTGAatgttcatacaaaggagaagcctCACATGTGTTcattgtgtggaaagagtttttcacggATGGGTACTTTAAAATTACACCAGAAAAGACACAGCGGTGTGAAGAATCATGCATGCTTTGATTGTGGGAAGACCTTCTTTACAGATGCAGAACTGAAAAAGCACCTGACGATTCacaatggagaaaaaccttacgagtgttcacactgtgacaagagattcagtcgatTAGATTGTCTGAAAACACACGAgaagatccacactggagagaagccgcacACATGTGACCAGTGCGGAAAGAGTTTTACACTACTAGGAGAACTTAAGGTTCACaagaaaatccacactggagagaaaccgcacacatgtgatcaatgtgggaagagtttcacggTAAAATCACAACTTAACGTGCACATgaagatccacactggagagaagccgtacacatgtggtcagtgtgggaagagttacAGACAGAGTGGCATTTTCAAATTACATCTACATTCTCATTCTGGAGAAAGACCATTCAACTGTGATCAGTGCGGTAAGAACTTTTTTTGGTCAGGATCCCTGAAGGAACACATGAAAGTTCATACACAGGAGAAGCCTCACACgtgttctttgtgtggaaagagttttggtCAGCGAAATACTTTAAAAAGACACCAGAAAAGTCACAGCGGTGTGAAGGATTATATGTGCTTCGATTGTGGGAAGGCTTTTGTTACAAATGCTGAACTAAAACTGCACcagagaatccacactggagaaaaaccttacgaGTGTTCACATTGTGACAAGAGATTCCGCCGGTCACAATATCTGagaacacatgagaggatccacactggagaaaaaccataTCACTGCCCTccatgtgggaagagttttactCAACCATCTTCTTTACGCAGCCACAGATGTCTGAACACAAAGAAGTTCATGCTCAGGTCTGACTCTTTAAAGAGCAATACTGCATCCGCTCCAAATGTGATGCAATAA
- the LOC122134423 gene encoding zinc finger protein 501-like isoform X2 codes for MKPEDTEKQRDLMEETEESEELSEAEEKHVKNGVKSLSRSQAQRNFILKRNPSQKFTCLICGKSFPYKQSLKVHMRDHSEEKPYTCDQCGKSFTQKGHLRHMIVHSGEKPYTCDQCGTSFAYDTTYKSHLSSHSGEKPFSCDQCGKTFFKEAYLKVHLNVHTKEKPHMCSLCGKSFSRMGTLKLHQKRHSGVKNHACFDCGKTFFTDAELKKHLTIHNGEKPYECSHCDKRFSRLDCLKTHEKIHTGEKPHTCDQCGKSFTVKSQLNVHMKIHTGEKPYTCGQCGKSYRQSGIFKLHLHSHSGERPFNCDQCGKNFFWSGSLKEHMKVHTQEKPHTCSLCGKSFGQRNTLKRHQKSHSGVKDYMCFDCGKAFVTNAELKLHQRIHTGEKPYECSHCDKRFRRSQYLRTHERIHTGEKPYHCPPCGKSFTQPSSLRSHRCLNTKKFMLRSDSLKSNTASAPNVMQ; via the exons ATGAAACCTGAAGATACTGAAAAACAGAGAG aCCTGATGGAAGAGACGGAGGAGAGTGAAGAACTGAGTGAAGCAGAAGAAAAACACGTCAAAAATGGAGTAAAATCTCTGAGTCGCTCACAGGCTCAACGTAATTTTATACTGAAAAGAAACCCTTCCCAAAAATTCACTTGCCTTATATGTGGTAAGAGTTTCCCATACAAGCAAAGTCTTAAAGTTCACATGAGAGATCATAGTGAAGAGAagccgtacacatgtgatcaatgcgggAAGAGTTTTACACAAAAGGGACACCTTAGACACATGATAGTCCACAGTGGTGAGAAACCATAcacgtgtgatcagtgcgggacGAGTTTTGCTTATGACACCACTTATAAAAGCCATCTGAGTTCTCATTCTGGAGAAAAACCATTTAGCTGTGATCAGTGTGGCAAAACGTTTTTTAAGGAAGCATATTTGAAGGTCCACTTGAatgttcatacaaaggagaagcctCACATGTGTTcattgtgtggaaagagtttttcacggATGGGTACTTTAAAATTACACCAGAAAAGACACAGCGGTGTGAAGAATCATGCATGCTTTGATTGTGGGAAGACCTTCTTTACAGATGCAGAACTGAAAAAGCACCTGACGATTCacaatggagaaaaaccttacgagtgttcacactgtgacaagagattcagtcgatTAGATTGTCTGAAAACACACGAgaag atccacactggagagaaaccgcacacatgtgatcaatgtgggaagagtttcacggTAAAATCACAACTTAACGTGCACATgaagatccacactggagagaagccgtacacatgtggtcagtgtgggaagagttacAGACAGAGTGGCATTTTCAAATTACATCTACATTCTCATTCTGGAGAAAGACCATTCAACTGTGATCAGTGCGGTAAGAACTTTTTTTGGTCAGGATCCCTGAAGGAACACATGAAAGTTCATACACAGGAGAAGCCTCACACgtgttctttgtgtggaaagagttttggtCAGCGAAATACTTTAAAAAGACACCAGAAAAGTCACAGCGGTGTGAAGGATTATATGTGCTTCGATTGTGGGAAGGCTTTTGTTACAAATGCTGAACTAAAACTGCACcagagaatccacactggagaaaaaccttacgaGTGTTCACATTGTGACAAGAGATTCCGCCGGTCACAATATCTGagaacacatgagaggatccacactggagaaaaaccataTCACTGCCCTccatgtgggaagagttttactCAACCATCTTCTTTACGCAGCCACAGATGTCTGAACACAAAGAAGTTCATGCTCAGGTCTGACTCTTTAAAGAGCAATACTGCATCCGCTCCAAATGTGATGCAATAA